In a single window of the Necator americanus strain Aroian chromosome X, whole genome shotgun sequence genome:
- a CDS encoding hypothetical protein (NECATOR_CHRX.G21960.T2), translated as MDGYHSVKILYTGVGRVPQSRNSVEWSGTGQSRNSVEWGRTGPAESKWTGPAESKCCTLGLDGARRVEILYTGSKFCPGWVVRVSQSRNAVAWGDTSPTASKFCTLGLDGSHRDEILYAWVGRVPQSRNAVEWGGTSPTESKFSTLVWYESHRVEILWNGVGRIPERRNSVEWGGTSPAESKFCTLGLDGSHRVEILYAGVGRVPQSRNSVEWGGTVRQSRNSVEWGWTGPTESKFCTLGLDGYSTESKFCTHGVVRVPQSRNSVQWGGTSPAESKFSTLGFGRVPQSRNAVEWDGASLTESKFPTLGLDGYHRVEILYAGVGRVPQSRNSVEWSGTGHSRNSVEWGRTSLAVSKFCTLGLNGYHSVKIPYTGVGRVPQSRNSVRWGWTGPTESKFCGMGLDGSRRVEML; from the exons ATGGACGGGTACCACAGCGTCAAAATTCTCTACACTGGTGTTGGACGGgtaccacagagtcgaaattctgtggagtGGAGTGGTACCGGACaaagtcgaaattctgtggaatggggtcggacgggtcccgcagagtcgaaatggacgggtcccgcagagtcgaaatgctgtacactggggttggacggggcccgcagagtcgaaattctctaCACTGG GTCGAAATTCTGTCCTGGGTGGGTGGTACGAGTctcacagagtcgaaatgccgtAGCATGGGGTGATACGAGTCCCACAGCGTCaaaattctgtacactggggttggacgggtcccacagagacgaaattctgtacgcttgggttggtcgggtcccacagagtcgaaatgctgtagaatggggtggtacgagtcccacagagtcAAAATTCTCTACACTGGTTTGGTACGAGTctcacagagtcgaaattctgtggaatggggttggacggaTCCCAGAGAgacgaaattctgtagaatggggtggtacgagtcccgcagagtcgaaattctgtacactggggttggacgggtcccacagagtcgaaattctgtacgctggggttggacgggtcccacagagtcgaaattctgtggaatggggtggtaccgTCcgacagagtcgaaattctgtggaatggggttggacgggtcccacagagtcgaaattctgtacactggggttggacgggtactccacagagtcgaaattctgtacacatggggtggtacgagtcccacagagtcgaaattctgtgcaatggggtggtacgagtcccgcagagtcgaaattctctaCGCTGGG GTttggtcgggtcccacagagtcgaaatgctgtagaatgggatGGTGCGAGTctcacagagtcgaaattccctacactggggttggacgggtaccacagagtcgaaattctgtacgctggggttggtcgggtcccacagagtcgaaattctgtggaatggagTGGTACCGGACatagtcgaaattctgtggaatggggtcgGACGAGTCTCGCAgtgtcgaaattctgtacactggggttgaACGGGTACCACAGCGTCAAAATTCCCTACACTGGTGTTGGTCGGgtaccacagagtcgaaattctgtacgctggggttggacgggtcccacagagtcgaaattctgtggaatggggttggacgggtcccgcagagtagaaatgctgtag
- a CDS encoding hypothetical protein (NECATOR_CHRX.G21958.T1): MTVGGPTITLSNGVEMPQVGLGTWQSTPAEVKAAVIAAVEAGYRLIDTATVYANEGAIGEAILELIEAGKIKREELFITTKLWATHLHPNDTESALRESLRLLKLDYVDLYLAHMPACFNHDMTEQNHSVTVEDVWKGLEGVYKKGLTKAIGISNFSGEQIERIMKTATVPIHNLQVELHLYFPQHDLHDICKKHNISLTSYATLGSPGRVNFSLPSGAKLEWAPAANDLDNPNVKKLAEKYNKTPAQILLRYVMDRNIAVIPKSVNASRIAENFNVFDFALDQQEIKELEATPHRQRLFLQDF, translated from the exons ATGACTGTTGGAGGTCCAACGATCACCCTTTCAAATGGAGTGGAAATGCCTCAAGTTGGTTTGGGAACGTGGCAA TCCACTCCCGCTGAGGTAAAAGCGGCTGTAATAGCAGCCGTAGAGGCTGGTTACCGTCTAATTGACACTGCTACTGTTTATGCGAATGAGGGTGCCATCGGCGAAGCTATCCTTGAACTGATCGAAGCCGGTAAAATTAAGCGTGAGGAACTCTTCATTACGACCAAG CTGTGGGCTACTCATCTTCATCCGAATGACACGGAATCTGCACTACGGGAATCACTTCGTCTTCTCAAACTCGACTATGTTGATCTCTACCTAGCTCATATGCCAGCTTGTTTCAAC CATGATATGACAGAGCAGAATCATTCCGTAACCGTAGAAGATGTATGGAAAGGATTGGAAGGCGTATACAAAAAGGGTTTGACTAAAGCCATTGGAATTTCGAATTTCAGCGGAGAACAAATTGAACGAATCATGAAAACCGCAACTGTGCCAATCCATAACTTACAG GTAGAGCTGCACCTCTACTTCCCTCAGCATGATTTACATGATATTTGTAAGAAACACAACATTTCCTTAACCTCCTATGCTACATTAGGATCTCCTGGACGTGTCAATTTTTCGCTTCCCAGTGGAGc aaaattggAGTGGGCTCCTGCAGCAAATGATTTGGATAATCCGAATGTGAAGAAATTGGCCGAGAAGTACAACAAAACTCCCGCCCAG atCCTGTTACGTTACGTTATGGATAGAAATATTGCGGTGATCCCAAAATCCGTAAATGCTTCTAGGATCGCAGAAAATTTCAAC gtGTTCGACTTTGCCTTAGATCAGCAAGAAATCAAGGAGCTCGAGGCAACTCCTCATCGGCAAAGGCTTTTCCTGCAAGATTT TTAG
- a CDS encoding hypothetical protein (NECATOR_CHRX.G21961.T1), which translates to MGLDGSHRVEILWNGVVPDIVEILWNGVGRVPQSRNSVAWGGTSPTESKFCELMGWDGYHRVEILWNGAGRVPQSRSAVYWGRTGTTASKFSTLGLDGSHRDEILYDGVGRVPQGRTSAHQVWTGPTESKCCRMGLDGSHRVEILWSGVVPDRVEILYTGVGRVPQSRNSVEWGGKALAESKFCTLGLDGSHRVEILYAGVGRVPQRRNSVEWGWYGSHRVEILYMGLDGSHRVEML; encoded by the coding sequence atggggttggacgggtcccacagagtcgaaattctgtggaatggagTGGTACCGGACatagtcgaaattctgtggaatggggtcggacgggtcccgcagagtcgaaattctgtagcatggggtggtacgagtcccacagagtcgaaattctgtgagTTGATGGGTTGGGACGGgtaccacagagtcgaaattctgtggaatggggctGGACGTGTGCCACAGAGTCGAAGTGCCGTATactggggtaggacgggtacCACAGCGTCAAAATTCtctacactggggttggacggatCCCACAGAGACGAAATTCTGTACGATGGGGttggtcgggtcccacagggACGAACTTCTGCACATCAGgtttggacgggtcccacagagtcgaaatgctgtagaatggggttggacgggtcccacagagtcgaaattctgtggagtGGGGTGGTACCggacagagtcgaaattctctacactggggttggacgggtcccacagagtcgaaattctgtggaatggggtggtaagGCTCtcgcagagtcgaaattctgtacgctggggttggacgggtcccacagagtcgaaattctctaCGCTGGGGTAGGTCGGGTACCACAGAgacgaaattctgtggaatggggctggtacgggtcccacagagtcgaaattctgtacatggggttggacgggtcccacagagtcgaaatgctgtag
- a CDS encoding hypothetical protein (NECATOR_CHRX.G21960.T1), which yields MGWYESGRVEILYTGYGRVPQRQNSLHWCWTGTTESKFCGVEWYRTKSKFCGMGSDGSRRVEMDGSRRVEMLYTGVGRGPQSRNSLHWVWTGTTASKFSTHGVLESRSKFCPGWVVRVSQSRNAVAWGDTSPTASKFCTLGLDGSHRDEILYAWVGRVPQSRNAVEWGGTSPTESKFSTLVWYESHRVEILWNGVGRIPERRNSVEWGGTSPAESKFCTLGLDGSHRVEILYAGVGRVPQSRNSVEWGGTVRQSRNSVEWGWTGPTESKFCTLGLDGYSTESKFCTHGVVRVPQSRNSVQWGGTSPAESKFSTLGLVGYHRVEILYDGVGRVPQSRNSAHQVWSGPTESKCCRMGWCESHRVEIPYTGVGRVPQSRNSVRWGWSGPTESKFCGMEWYRT from the coding sequence atggggtggtacgagtctggcagagtagaaattctctacACTGGGTATGGACGGGTACCACAGCGTCAAAATTCTCTACACTGGTGTTGGACGGgtaccacagagtcgaaattctgtggagtGGAGTGGTACCGGACaaagtcgaaattctgtggaatggggtcggacgggtcccgcagagtcgaaatggacgggtcccgcagagtcgaaatgctgtacactggggttggacggggcccgcagagtcgaaattctctaCACTGGGTATGGACGGGTACCACAGCGTCAAAATTCTCTACACATGGTGTTTTGGAGTCCAGGTCGAAATTCTGTCCTGGGTGGGTGGTACGAGTctcacagagtcgaaatgccgtAGCATGGGGTGATACGAGTCCCACAGCGTCaaaattctgtacactggggttggacgggtcccacagagacgaaattctgtacgcttgggttggtcgggtcccacagagtcgaaatgctgtagaatggggtggtacgagtcccacagagtcAAAATTCTCTACACTGGTTTGGTACGAGTctcacagagtcgaaattctgtggaatggggttggacggaTCCCAGAGAgacgaaattctgtagaatggggtggtacgagtcccgcagagtcgaaattctgtacactggggttggacgggtcccacagagtcgaaattctgtacgctggggttggacgggtcccacagagtcgaaattctgtggaatggggtggtaccgTCcgacagagtcgaaattctgtggaatggggttggacgggtcccacagagtcgaaattctgtacactggggttggacgggtactccacagagtcgaaattctgtacacatggggtggtacgagtcccacagagtcgaaattctgtgcaatggggtggtacgagtcccgcagagtcgaaattctctaCGCTGGGGTTGGTCGGGTACCACAGAGTTGAAATTCTGTAcgatggggttggacgggtcccgcagagtcgaaattctgccCATCAGGTttggtcgggtcccacagagtcgaaatgctgtagaatgggatGGTGCGAGTctcacagagtcgaaattccctacactggggttggacgggtaccacagagtcgaaattctgtacgctggggttggtcgggtcccacagagtcgaaattctgtggaatggagTGGTACCGGACatag
- a CDS encoding hypothetical protein (NECATOR_CHRX.G21959.T1): MDTKMTIGGPTITLSNGVKMPQVGLGTLLSTPVEVKAAVKTAIECGYRLIDTATLYKNEEAIGEGIHEMIQAGKVKRDDLFITTKVWGTHLHPDRIEASARESLRLFKLDRLDLLLAHLPTSFNHDMTEQDHSLTAVDVWRGMEAVYRKGLARAIGVSNFNGEQIERIMKVASVPIHNLQVEVHLYWPQHELHEICKKHNIALTSYASLGSPGRGQFKRLTDAKIEWADVPRDLDDPNVKKLAEKYKKTPAQILLRYVMERNIAIIPKSVTPSRIAENFNVFDFALKPSEIEELESTAHHQRLFFFDFMEGHPEDPWAAERKH, encoded by the exons ATGGAC ACAAAAATGACTATTGGTGGACCAACGATCACTCTTTCAAACGGAGTGAAAATGCCTCAAGTTGGTTTGGGAACGTTACTG TCGACGCCTGTTGAAGTAAAAGCAGCTGTAAAAACAGCCATTGAATGTGGTTACCGACTAATCGATACGGCTACATTgtacaaaaatgaagaggCAATTGGTGAAGGTATTCACGAAATGATCCAAGCTGGAAAGGTTAAACGTGACGATCTCTTCATTACGACAAAG GTTTGGGGAACGCATCTTCATCCGGATCGAATCGAGGCTTCGGCACGTGAATCTCTCCGTTTGTTCAAACTAGACCGCCTTGATCTCCTCCTCGCCCATTTACCTACTTCCTTTAAT catgaCATGACAGAACAGGACCACTCACTGACTGCAGTGGATGTGTGGAGAGGTATGGAAGCGGTCTATAGAAAAGGTCTGGCTAGAGCTATCGGAGTTTCAAACTTCAATGGCGAACAAATCGAACGCATTATGAAAGTAGCTTCTGTGCCCATCCATAATTTACAG GTGGAAGTGCATCTTTATTGGCCTCAACATGAACTACACGAAATCTGCAAGAAGCATAATATCGCACTGACTTCCTATGCTTCCTTAGGATCACCCGGACGCGGCCAATTTAAGCGACTTACTGATGC gaaaatagAATGGGCTGATGTTCCGAGGGACCTTGATGAtccgaatgtaaaaaaattagcggagaaatataagaaaactCCGGCACAG ATTTTACTACGTTACGTAATGGAGAGGAACATTGCCATCATACCGAAGTCTGTGACTCCTTCCAGAAttgctgaaaatttcaat GTTTTCGACTTTGCTCTGAAGCCTAGCGAAATTGAGGAGCTTGAGTCGACTGCTCATCATCaaaggctttttttctttgattt CATGGAGGGGCATCCGGAAGATCCGTGGGCGGCGGAGAGAAAACACTGA
- a CDS encoding hypothetical protein (NECATOR_CHRX.G21958.T2) → MTVGGPTITLSNGVEMPQVGLGTWQSTPAEVKAAVIAAVEAGYRLIDTATVYANEGAIGEAILELIEAGKIKREELFITTKLWATHLHPNDTESALRESLRLLKLDYVDLYLAHMPACFNHDMTEQNHSVTVEDVWKGLEGVYKKGLTKAIGISNFSGEQIERIMKTATVPIHNLQVELHLYFPQHDLHDICKKHNISLTSYATLGSPGRVNFSLPSGAKLEWAPAANDLDNPNVKKLAEKYNKTPAQILLRYVMDRNIAVIPKSVNASRIAENFNVFDFALDQQEIKELEATPHRQRLFLQDFMEGHPEDAFPSERRR, encoded by the exons ATGACTGTTGGAGGTCCAACGATCACCCTTTCAAATGGAGTGGAAATGCCTCAAGTTGGTTTGGGAACGTGGCAA TCCACTCCCGCTGAGGTAAAAGCGGCTGTAATAGCAGCCGTAGAGGCTGGTTACCGTCTAATTGACACTGCTACTGTTTATGCGAATGAGGGTGCCATCGGCGAAGCTATCCTTGAACTGATCGAAGCCGGTAAAATTAAGCGTGAGGAACTCTTCATTACGACCAAG CTGTGGGCTACTCATCTTCATCCGAATGACACGGAATCTGCACTACGGGAATCACTTCGTCTTCTCAAACTCGACTATGTTGATCTCTACCTAGCTCATATGCCAGCTTGTTTCAAC CATGATATGACAGAGCAGAATCATTCCGTAACCGTAGAAGATGTATGGAAAGGATTGGAAGGCGTATACAAAAAGGGTTTGACTAAAGCCATTGGAATTTCGAATTTCAGCGGAGAACAAATTGAACGAATCATGAAAACCGCAACTGTGCCAATCCATAACTTACAG GTAGAGCTGCACCTCTACTTCCCTCAGCATGATTTACATGATATTTGTAAGAAACACAACATTTCCTTAACCTCCTATGCTACATTAGGATCTCCTGGACGTGTCAATTTTTCGCTTCCCAGTGGAGc aaaattggAGTGGGCTCCTGCAGCAAATGATTTGGATAATCCGAATGTGAAGAAATTGGCCGAGAAGTACAACAAAACTCCCGCCCAG atCCTGTTACGTTACGTTATGGATAGAAATATTGCGGTGATCCCAAAATCCGTAAATGCTTCTAGGATCGCAGAAAATTTCAAC gtGTTCGACTTTGCCTTAGATCAGCAAGAAATCAAGGAGCTCGAGGCAACTCCTCATCGGCAAAGGCTTTTCCTGCAAGATTT catggAAGGTCACCCAGAGGATGCATTCCCATCGGAAAGAAGGCGTTGA
- a CDS encoding hypothetical protein (NECATOR_CHRX.G21955.T1) codes for MIRLLLLAFLLCWFLSHVPPLCEAREGGGGGSGRGGRGGGERGGGGGGRGGSGGRGGGGGRGGGVGRGGGGGGGWGGGGGRGGRGSGGGGGGGRGGGGGVGHGGGGGGGWGGGRGGGGGGGGGRHDHGWGVIYDVTISKLWLLSLQCTIILFFEWYSDVRLRLSTVWNLIPAIRLSDAYLRTK; via the exons ATGATAAGACTGTTGCTACTCGCTTTTCTGTTGTGCTGGTTTTTATCGC acGTCCCTCCTCTATGTGAAGCTAGGGAAGGTGGAGGCGGTGGCAGTGGCAGAGGAGGACGAGGTGGTGGAGAAcgtggaggtggtggtggaggacGCGGTGGCAGTGGAGGTcgaggtggtggtggaggacGCGGTGGCGGTGTAGGTCGAGGTGGCGGTGGAGGAGGCGGTTGGGGCGGTGGAGGAGGCCGTGGTGGTCGCGGCagcggtggcggtggcggaGGAGGCcgcggtggcggtggcggaGTAGGACACGGTGGCGGTGGAGGAGGCGGTTGGGGCGGTGGAAGAGGAGGAGGCGGAGGAGGCGGAGGTGGCAGACACGATCATGGATGGGG GGTTATCTATGATGTCACCATATCAAAACTATGGTTACTCTCCTTGCA ATGCACAATTATTCTCTTCTTCGAATGGTATTCCGATGTTCGCCTGCGACTGTCCACCGTATGGAATCTCATACCAGCAATACGGTTGTCGGATGCCTATTTAAGGACAAAGTGA
- a CDS encoding hypothetical protein (NECATOR_CHRX.G21956.T2): protein MCESSMTQVPVNDVIGNFETSDDSRSAPVIVCFPAMSVNTSNTPDGNGVLIYNGEMILLYTTHVKMSFSHASSPLFKGTKTGSLYLTSHRIIFMNKSKTDLLKSFSMPFQTLRNVKLEQPLITPNYLKGGAQALPDGQFEGEVEWRLSFPKGGCVEFGQSLLHATEIASRMGPFNAPPAYIPCAPCAYYYAPPSYYIPPTGNFNGFQAPTHIFPEKPQAENVYMYEAPPPYAGIGQAPPVPPSNLQLAGKTNPTAPPPGYS, encoded by the exons ATGTGCGAATCGTCCATGACTCAGGTGCCCGTCAATGACGTCATCGGTAATTTCGAAACGTCAGACGATTCACGCTCGGCACCAGTCATTGTTTG tttccctGCCATGTCAGTTAATACATCTAACACTCCGGACGGAAATGGTGTGCTTATATACAATGGTGAAAT GATTTTACTATATACCACACATGTGAAAATGAGCTTCTCACATGCGTCTTCACCACTTTTCAAAGGCACAAAGACCGGCTCGCTATACCTTACATCACATcga ATAATATTCATGAATAAATCAAAGACAGACCTGCTGAAATCTTTCTCAATGCCATTCCAAACCTTGAGAAACGTGAAATTAGAACAACCATTGATAACGCCAAATTATTTGAAG GGTGGAGCACAAGCGTTACCTGACGGACAATTTGAAGGTGAAGTCGAGTGGAGGTTGAGTTTTCCTAAGGGAGGTTGTGTGGAATTTGGTCAATCTCTGCTGCATGCCACAGAAATTG CTTCTCGAATGGGACCTTTTAATGCTCCACCAGCTTACATCCCATGTGCTCCTTGTGCATATTACTATGCGCCTCCTTCGTATTATATCCCACCAACAGGAAATTTCAATGGATTCCAAGCTCCAACACATATATTCCCGGAGAAACCACAGG CAGAGAATGTCTACATGTATGAAGCTCCACCACCGTATGCAGGAATCGGCCAAGCACCTCCAGTACCACCATCCAATCTTCAACTTGCTGGCAAAACGAATCCTACTGCTCCTCCTCCTGGATACTCCTAA
- a CDS encoding hypothetical protein (NECATOR_CHRX.G21957.T1) translates to MVIAGIDANAKIGLGQESDVLQKWHYPADDGGDLSSTCVSRRDSQPHRRSRGAPFPSAYVAKQRYAKATSAFNSSTKCLWSTPISKEVKLLVYLSAIRPIMMYGSETWAAPSAVMERLDCTERKMLERLLGYFWPRECHNEKVYVETDVVCRRMTRGRYQHILRRPADRLVQRVLRSLSGLSWNRPPGRKRKLRAEVVKDEQRILGQDRQFNDSDEWIDYVQALAEDRGGWAELCLRTALLGEDSGNRVRR, encoded by the exons ATGGTCATTGCCGGAATCgatgcaaatgcgaagataggACTTGGACAAGAATCCGATGTGCTACAAAAATGGCATTATCCAGCGGATGACGGTGGCGATCTCTCGTCGACTTGTGTGAGCAGACGGGACTCACAACCGCATCGACGTTCAAGAGGAGCACCGTTTCCTTCAGCTTACGTGGCAAAG CAGAGAtacgctaaggccacttctgcatttaactcctcaACGAAATGTTTGTGGTCGACTCCTATCTCCAAAGAAGTCAAGCTGCTTGTCTACCtgtccgcaattcgccccatcatgatgtacggatcggagacttgggcggCACCATCagcggttatggagaggcttgattgcacggaaaggaagATGCTTGAACGGCTGCTTGggtacttttggcctagggaaTGCCACAATGAAAAGGTTTACGTGGAAACTGATGTGGTGtgccggcggatgacacgtggaagatatcaacatatattaaggagaccagcagatcgtcttgttcaacgagtGTTGAGGAGTTTGTCAGGTTTAAGCTGGAAcaggccacctggccgaaaacggaagttaagggctgaggtggtgaaagatgAGCAGAGGATACTCGGCCAGGATAGGCAGTTTAAtgatagcgacgaatggattgattacgtgcaagctctcgcagaagatcgaggaggttgggcagagctatgtttaAGGACGGCACTTCTCGGCGAAGATTCAGGCAATCGCGTCCGGCGATAG
- a CDS encoding hypothetical protein (NECATOR_CHRX.G21955.T2) — protein MIRLLLLAFLLCWFLSHVPPLCEAREGGGGGSGRGGRGGGERGGGGGGRGGSGGRGGGGGRGGGVGRGGGGGGGWGGGGGRGGRGSGGGGGGGRGGGGGVGHGGGGGGGWGGGRGGGGGGGGGRHDHGWGGHDHSHEHSHHDHFHGGGGGRGDYWRGPGIGGGGLGLLGLYGLSMMSPYQNYGYSPCNAQLFSSSNGIPMFACDCPPYGISYQQYGCRMPI, from the exons ATGATAAGACTGTTGCTACTCGCTTTTCTGTTGTGCTGGTTTTTATCGC acGTCCCTCCTCTATGTGAAGCTAGGGAAGGTGGAGGCGGTGGCAGTGGCAGAGGAGGACGAGGTGGTGGAGAAcgtggaggtggtggtggaggacGCGGTGGCAGTGGAGGTcgaggtggtggtggaggacGCGGTGGCGGTGTAGGTCGAGGTGGCGGTGGAGGAGGCGGTTGGGGCGGTGGAGGAGGCCGTGGTGGTCGCGGCagcggtggcggtggcggaGGAGGCcgcggtggcggtggcggaGTAGGACACGGTGGCGGTGGAGGAGGCGGTTGGGGCGGTGGAAGAGGAGGAGGCGGAGGAGGCGGAGGTGGCAGACACGATCATGGATGGGG AGGACACGACCATTCTCATGAACACTCCCATCATGACCACTTTCacggaggaggaggaggcaGAGGAG ATTACTGGAGAGGTCCGGGAATTGGCGGTGGAGGCCTTGGACTGTTGGGGCTATATG GGTTATCTATGATGTCACCATATCAAAACTATGGTTACTCTCCTTGCA ATGCACAATTATTCTCTTCTTCGAATGGTATTCCGATGTTCGCCTGCGACTGTCCACCGTATGGAATCTCATACCAGCAATACGGTTGTCGGATGCCTATTTAA
- a CDS encoding hypothetical protein (NECATOR_CHRX.G21959.T2): MTIGGPTITLSNGVKMPQVGLGTLLSTPVEVKAAVKTAIECGYRLIDTATLYKNEEAIGEGIHEMIQAGKVKRDDLFITTKVWGTHLHPDRIEASARESLRLFKLDRLDLLLAHLPTSFNHDMTEQDHSLTAVDVWRGMEAVYRKGLARAIGVSNFNGEQIERIMKVASVPIHNLQVEVHLYWPQHELHEICKKHNIALTSYASLGSPGRGQFKRLTDAKIEWADVPRDLDDPNVKKLAEKYKKTPAQILLRYVMERNIAIIPKSVTPSRIAENFNVFDFALKPSEIEELESTAHHQRLFFFDFMEGHPEDPWAAERKH; encoded by the exons ATGACTATTGGTGGACCAACGATCACTCTTTCAAACGGAGTGAAAATGCCTCAAGTTGGTTTGGGAACGTTACTG TCGACGCCTGTTGAAGTAAAAGCAGCTGTAAAAACAGCCATTGAATGTGGTTACCGACTAATCGATACGGCTACATTgtacaaaaatgaagaggCAATTGGTGAAGGTATTCACGAAATGATCCAAGCTGGAAAGGTTAAACGTGACGATCTCTTCATTACGACAAAG GTTTGGGGAACGCATCTTCATCCGGATCGAATCGAGGCTTCGGCACGTGAATCTCTCCGTTTGTTCAAACTAGACCGCCTTGATCTCCTCCTCGCCCATTTACCTACTTCCTTTAAT catgaCATGACAGAACAGGACCACTCACTGACTGCAGTGGATGTGTGGAGAGGTATGGAAGCGGTCTATAGAAAAGGTCTGGCTAGAGCTATCGGAGTTTCAAACTTCAATGGCGAACAAATCGAACGCATTATGAAAGTAGCTTCTGTGCCCATCCATAATTTACAG GTGGAAGTGCATCTTTATTGGCCTCAACATGAACTACACGAAATCTGCAAGAAGCATAATATCGCACTGACTTCCTATGCTTCCTTAGGATCACCCGGACGCGGCCAATTTAAGCGACTTACTGATGC gaaaatagAATGGGCTGATGTTCCGAGGGACCTTGATGAtccgaatgtaaaaaaattagcggagaaatataagaaaactCCGGCACAG ATTTTACTACGTTACGTAATGGAGAGGAACATTGCCATCATACCGAAGTCTGTGACTCCTTCCAGAAttgctgaaaatttcaat GTTTTCGACTTTGCTCTGAAGCCTAGCGAAATTGAGGAGCTTGAGTCGACTGCTCATCATCaaaggctttttttctttgattt CATGGAGGGGCATCCGGAAGATCCGTGGGCGGCGGAGAGAAAACACTGA
- a CDS encoding hypothetical protein (NECATOR_CHRX.G21956.T1) — protein sequence MSVNTSNTPDGNGVLIYNGEMILLYTTHVKMSFSHASSPLFKGTKTGSLYLTSHRIIFMNKSKTDLLKSFSMPFQTLRNVKLEQPLITPNYLKGGAQALPDGQFEGEVEWRLSFPKGGCVEFGQSLLHATEIASRMGPFNAPPAYIPCAPCAYYYAPPSYYIPPTGNFNGFQAPTHIFPEKPQAENVYMYEAPPPYAGIGQAPPVPPSNLQLAGKTNPTAPPPGYS from the exons ATGTCAGTTAATACATCTAACACTCCGGACGGAAATGGTGTGCTTATATACAATGGTGAAAT GATTTTACTATATACCACACATGTGAAAATGAGCTTCTCACATGCGTCTTCACCACTTTTCAAAGGCACAAAGACCGGCTCGCTATACCTTACATCACATcga ATAATATTCATGAATAAATCAAAGACAGACCTGCTGAAATCTTTCTCAATGCCATTCCAAACCTTGAGAAACGTGAAATTAGAACAACCATTGATAACGCCAAATTATTTGAAG GGTGGAGCACAAGCGTTACCTGACGGACAATTTGAAGGTGAAGTCGAGTGGAGGTTGAGTTTTCCTAAGGGAGGTTGTGTGGAATTTGGTCAATCTCTGCTGCATGCCACAGAAATTG CTTCTCGAATGGGACCTTTTAATGCTCCACCAGCTTACATCCCATGTGCTCCTTGTGCATATTACTATGCGCCTCCTTCGTATTATATCCCACCAACAGGAAATTTCAATGGATTCCAAGCTCCAACACATATATTCCCGGAGAAACCACAGG CAGAGAATGTCTACATGTATGAAGCTCCACCACCGTATGCAGGAATCGGCCAAGCACCTCCAGTACCACCATCCAATCTTCAACTTGCTGGCAAAACGAATCCTACTGCTCCTCCTCCTGGATACTCCTAA